Proteins found in one Planococcus citri chromosome 2, ihPlaCitr1.1, whole genome shotgun sequence genomic segment:
- the LOC135835703 gene encoding arylsulfatase B-like: protein MNFKIFILYFCVLIKYSYTAQKKNVVVIVADDLGWNDVSFHGSNQFLTPNIDALAYSGVILHNYYVLPLCSPSRSAFMTGVHPIHSGMYHRVLLANTPYGLPLDLKILPQYLKEYGYKTRAVGKWHLGHYKKVYTPTYRGFDSHFGYWTSHEDYYHHDEIDLMSTKGYDFRRGMNTTWNHDGQYATDLFTQESVDIISSHNTSEPLFLYLAHLACHSANPRQPLQAPPEIIEKFSYIKNKQRRIFAAMVWKLDESVGKVVQALADKNMLEDTIIIFTTDNGGPAAGFNQNQASNWPLRGVKDTIWEGGVRGASFVWSADLPHSKVSNALMHIQDWLPTILGAVDENVEKNSTLLEGLDGRNMWPVLKGDKDSEYDELIIQRDLVRGISALRKNNWKVVKGNTYKGLYDKWYGPTGREKNYSYNVTTISSSPVAETLTKHNFPIPSKEKMTEIRANITLSCDYCKGNETLCTPCTISSDKICLFDVSLDPCEENNLAAKYPDVLANMTKIMSKYVPVAPLNKPIDLRADPIRWNRTWVNWMDYVSEIPASSTASEMIIVDEVPKLQFLHLQNPKFSPKYTAE, encoded by the exons atgaattttaaaattttcattctttattTTTGCGTATTAATCAAATACTCGTACAcagctcagaaaaaaaatgttgtcgtgATCGTTGCAGACGATTTG GGTTGGAATGACGTTAGCTTTCACGGCTCGAACCAGTTTCTCACACCGAACATAGATGCACTGGCATATAGCGGTGTCATTCTACACAATTACTACGTCTTACCATTATGTTCACCATCTCGATCAGCTTTTATGACTGGAGTTCACCCTATTCATTCTG GCATGTATCACAGGGTTCTTTTAGCCAACACACCTTATGGGTTACCTCTGGATTTAAAGATACTGCCTCAGTACCTTAAGGAGTATGGCTATAAAACGAGAGCTGTAGGTAAATGGCATTTGGGACACTATAAGAAAGTTTATACGCCCACTTATAGAGGATTCGACTCGCATTTTGGATACTGGACTTCGCACGAAGACTATTACCATCACGATGAAATAGATCTG ATGTCTACAAAAGGATATGACTTCAGAAGAGGTATGAATACGACGTGGAATCACGATGGGCAATACGCGACTGATCTGTTCACTCAAGAATCAGTCGATATAATCAGTTCTCATAATACATCTGAACCGTTATTCTTGTACTTGGCTCATTTGGCTTGTCATTCAGCCAATCCCAGACAACCTCTTCAAGCACCGccagaaattattgaaaaattcagttacATTAAGAATAAACAAAGACGTATTTTTGCAG CTATGGTTTGGAAATTGGACGAATCAGTAGGCAAAGTGGTACAAGCACTGGCTGATAAAAATATGCTCGAAGATACGATTATAATATTTACTACCGATAACGGCGGCCCGGCTGCtggttttaatcaaaatcaagctTCTAATTGGCCTTTGAGAGGA GTCAAAGATACAATTTGGGAAGGAGGTGTACGAGGGGCTTCATTTGTGTGGAGTGCTGATCTACCTCATTCAAAAGTATCTAATGCTTTAATGCACATTCAAGATTGGCTCCCAACCATACTAGGAGCTGTCGAtgaaaacgtcgaaaaaaattccactttatTGGAAG GACTCGATGGACGCAACATGTGGCCTGTTTTGAAAGGCGATAAAGATTCGGAATACGATGAGCTCATCATACAACGAGACCTCGTTCGTGGTATCTCTGCACTACGTAAAAATAACTGGAAGGTGGTCAAAG gTAACACTTACAAGGGACTCTATGATAAATGGTACGGTCCAACGggacgtgaaaaaaattacagttatAATGTGACCACAATAAGCAGTAGTCCAGTAGCAGAAACACTTACGAAACATAATTTCCCGATCCCATCTAaagaaaaaatgacagaaatacGCGCCAATATCACACTTTCGTGCGACTATTGCAAAGGCAATGAAACTCTTT GTACCCCTTGCACCATCTCTAGCGATAAAATATGCCTCTTCGACGTATCCCTAGATCCTTGCGAGGAGAACAACTTGGCAGCCAAGTATCCGGATGTTTTGGCCAATATGACGAAAATTATGTCCAAATATGTTCCAGTAGCACCTTTGAACAAACCAATTGATCTCAGAGCTGATCCCATTCGCTGGAACAGGACTTGGGTTAACTGGATGGACTACGTTAGTGAGATACCAGCTTCATCCACAGCTTCAGAAATGATCATTGTCGACGAAGTCCCAAAGCTGCAgtttcttcatcttcaaaatccaaaattttcaccgAAATATACGGCGGAATAA